The sequence TTTAATTTGTGTAAAAACTAAAGTGTAAAAAACATGTCTTGTTTTTAAGGTTAGCGTAAATATGTTCCCAAAACTCAATGTCATACTATAGAGGCAGGAATCTCTGTCTGCGTGTAATTCCGACGGTCTGCCTGTCTATCATTTAAATATCTTGATAATTGTTCCTCTGATGCGGGCTACTTCATGCTTGGCAGGTGTATTGCTGGGTACCGAGTGCAGTGCACTTGGTGCAATTTGTAAGTGTTACACATTCAATATCAATAAACTGATATGAAAAATGAAACTGACACGGTACGCTGTCATACAAGAGTAAACCTGGACAAATAAGCACTCATAAACATTCAACCAGAGGCCACCGTCTATCCAAAAAGGAGGCAATTGCCTGTGGTTAGTTCACATGTCTGTACTTACATTACAtatcatttagctgacacttttgtctaaagtgacttacaattgctatatatcaaaggttgcacacctctggagaaactatgggttaagtgtcttgctcagggacacgttGGTTggtgtatcacagtgggaattgaacccgggtcTCCTACACCAAAGGCATGTATTATATCCACTGCACCGTTTCCTAAAATCAAATTACTTTTCATCCACTAAAACTGTTTGAGTTGTCGATGTTATTTAGCATATCACAAAGGttatatcaatcttctcatctaactctcagttGGAAAACAATTAGcatatttacaaaaatgacaaacatgttACTTTTGTTGATTTTATCACGGGATATGAATAGAGGCATCGTCAGATACATTCATATAATCATTGAGAAATTTTATTATGGGCATGCAGAAAATAGTATTAGAACAACTTGATTCTCACATTACAATCAAACATGATTTCTGTCCATTTCTGTGATTTAAATGCTGAACCAGAAAAGATTATAccatgaaacatttttttgatgTAGAAGTTTATCTGATTGAAAGAAGCTAGCCTAGCCAGCTAAGTTTTTATCAGCCTGTCCTGTCACACTACATGGCtcgttgttgtgttgttgacaGTGCtgctttcctcctcttcttcttcctgctgaATTGTGCTTTTGCTCTCTCAATAGATAACTGAAAAGGACTCATCACCGGAATTGCTGAGGTGGTCACGCAGGGCTTTTCAGATCTCTCTAGATTGATTTCTTCAGTGATGGCGACTTTGGATGGCGTGCTTGTGAAAGTCATTGGTGTTTGTTCAGGGATAAAAACTCCATCTCTGAGAGCAGCAgcctttgctttctttcttgGTTTTCTCTGCTGCCTGTGTCGTTTTGTAATGATAAAAGGGGCTGTTGTGATAGTAGTAAAAAGCCTCCACTCACTGTGAGTTTCTGTCTCCTCTGCTGTAGTGGTTGCGGGGCTGTTCAGTGCATAACTCGTGTCTGGAGTTGGAAGTACAGGAAGCACATTTTCAGAGCTGTTATGAAAAAGGGGATTTTCACTCAAAAGAGGCAAAACAGTTTTTCTCATTCTGCTCCTTAGTCCTTTTGAGTATTGCCTTTTCAAAACACTAAAGGAGTTCAGAGCTTTACCACGGGCGGCCGTCTTCTTCCTATAAACGTCCAACCTATGGGAAACCTGCTGCTCTGTGGTGGGCACTAACAATGTGGTGGGAGCCACGGTAAGAGGGACCACTCTCAGATTGTCCATGGAGGAATTTTCATGGGCAGAGGCCACAATGGAAGAAGCCGAGCTGACTTTCCTCCTATTTGtcctcccctctctgtcccctctgtCCTTTGACCTGTTCTTTTTGACTTTGGGATGTATAATGGGGGTACTGGCAGTGGTGACAGCAAAGCTTTGTTGTTGAGGCTGTGCCGTTGGGCTAATGGTGTTGATAGTGGTGACAAAAAGGGTCTTTAAGTTGTCTGCTGTGTTCGTTACAAGCTCTTCAGAGGAAGGAAGAGGGACTTTCttgctcttcttcctcctccactttcttagccttctgtttttttcttcatgtggaGTAACAGTTGTGGGTGTAGAAAGAAGGCTTTCTTTCGTGGACTCTGCCGGTTTCTTTTGGACTGTCGTAGGTGACGTAATGGAAACGGTCTCCTTTTCCATTGCTGGTTCATCTTTCATGACCTCATTAAAGGGCTCTTCTTTTTCCCCAGGCGTATATTCACTGTCATCGACTCTGTTTGGGTATCTACTCGactggttgtgtttgtgtgactcaTTGATAAAGTTACTGAGAGCGATGACTTCTTCTGCTCTGCTGCCAGAGGGCGACACAGCAGCTCCTTCCTctgctttctgctttctttttctcccctttccttttcctttttgtttcttgctggttttcttcttcttccctttattcttcctcttcttcttttctgagCTTTGCGCCTCGCCTTTCTCGGAGTCGGTGGTGGAGCTCTGAGAGGTGGAGACGGTAGCCAGGACTTTGATGAAGTCCTCGGCGGCGGTTACAACCTTTCTGAGTGATGGCTCTTCGGGGCCTGACATTTTAGACTCTGCTGTGCtctctggtttctcttcttctttgctCTTCTTGGAATCTTTGTTCTTGGGAGAACCGAGCGGCAGCTTGTCGATGACTTCAATGCCGCCATAGTCGTACGGGACCGCCTCTTGTAGCACAGCAATGCGAACCTTCTCAAATCGTTTACACCTACGAGAGAGAGATCGAAGGGAAGGACTGTTTGTGGTGATTTCAGAAAGTAAAACAGCTCATTATGTTGAAAATCTGCTTATAGGTTTACTACCAGAGTACACTGATACTTACAGGCCATACCAGTGTCGCTCTGTACACTGTTCTTCATAGCCAAACTCAAAGCAAGGCACACCAATCACATTGAAGAACGCCTGACCAACTACCCTGGAAGATGTGTCGTTGACTTTCCTTAGGCAACTTTTCAACCTGTAGAGAGAACAAAAACTCAGTTTAATTTTCTAGCTGTCTCTTTCAGGAGATGGTAACACAGTTTGACCTATGAGAGTAGAGTATCTCTGCAAAAGGATGCAGAGTTTGACTTGTTGCTACGATTTCAGTACAGCAGATGTTCCTGGGATATAATGCATCCATCAAGCTGTTCCATAATTTAGTTGAAGTTATCCAGACTTTTGCATCAAccaataaattaaatgtttagGTTTAAGGCATCCAAATCAGATGATCGTTATTGCAATATTGCAAtgatattattgttttattgattgattgattgattgattgattgattgatattatTTATCACTTGGCCCTTAGATCTTGAAAACTCATGGCAGCATCATTATTGAAACAAATTGTGAACTTTTAAGAAAATTTGACCACTACCATTTGTCAAAATGacttaaccttcatgttgtcctcgggtcaaatttgacctgttttcaaagattttttaaatcagaaatacGGGATGTTGAAATAAGcagagaaaatgacaaaaaaagtgacaaacagttggaaaaagtgtaaaacaatgttgaaaaaagggatgaaaaaagggatgaaaaagtgaccaaaacatctagAAAAAGCTAGAAAAACGCTgagaagggaaaacaaaagtagacctatgtttttttctgctgttgacgggaaggcaacacaagggtttgtTTTTAGAGTTCAGGAAAGCAACATTTAGCTTTTTATTAAACATGATATGTATGAAGTTCACTCAGTTGATTATCACAAGTTCTGACATCTGTAATTCACTCTAAtaccatttttaatttttaaaaccccTAAGACCGATTGTTTTCAACGCTGCTGcatcaattttaaaaacatttttttaattaaaaaaacaacaacccaaaaGACACTGTTTTCACTGTCCCACATGATGAGGGGGATTCATTTTTATATCTTTGTACTGCTGTGGTTGGACATGCATTTACAAACTTCAGAATAGTCCATTTAACAGTGAAACCATTTTCAACCACCAGAAACCATTTTTTAATCACATACAAGGTGATACTTTGTTTCACTCACGCATTATCACAGTCACAATGACAGATGGAGTGCCACTTGAAATTAGTGTGTCCGTAGTTGGAGGAGAAGGCGTGGATGACATGAGGACAGTGGTCATGGACACGGCAGCAGCTGTCGGTCTCTTCAAATTCTCCTGCAACAAACAGGTCAGTCTTATTAGAACACACtgacaattaattaatttcctTTAATATATTGAAGTAATATAACTCACCCAGCTGGTTGTAGTGATCAGCCATGTTTCCAGCACCACACCATAGGGTCCCAGGATAAGTGAAGCCTCTCTTGGATCTTTTTAAAACCTTCTCCGGCAGCGCCGGGTCATCACTGTCCTCCCCTTCCATCCTGCCGCTGCGCTCCGAGCTCTCTTTAAACTCCCGGCACATCCGTTTGGCTTCATCCTTGCGCGCAAAACGCGTCTCCAGCTGCCGCCCTCTCTGCTGTTTTTGCTCCAACCTGCACTCATGCATGAACGACTTCACCTGCTTCTGGTTCGCTATGACAGAGCAGTTCACGAGCTTCCCGGTGGGGCTGACGACGGAGCGCACCACCTCGGCTCCGTCTGACACCTGGTAGAGGAAGCTTTCCCTCACGGTTGACATTTTTGCGCAAAAGGTGCCGTTGAGCATTGATAACATTTCTTTGCTCTCCTTCTCCGCGTCCAAAGCGCGGCTCAGGAAGTCGCCCTTGACGACGTTTTTGTCCAGataagacagaaagacaaagaagacCGACCACATGACGCTGCAGTTGCAAGGGGCACTTTCAGCACCACGCGTAACGGAGACAGCTCCTCGCGGTTTTCCGGCGCTCTCGAGCAGCCCTCCCACTTTTAAGGCGAAGCTCAGTGGTGTGATTAATAAGACGATAAATGACGCTGGGGGGAGTCAGCTAAATTAACCTCTTAGATTTCCAGCCTTGgtagagctttttttttaaatctattacACAGCCGCAGAGCGCTGATACACTTTGTGTTACCTCACTGAATAAGAACGTGCAGAAAGACAGGAGAGGGTTAATTTGTGTAAGTAGAGCAAGAACCTCCAGCACCTTTCACTGCCCAGAGACATGACCGCTAGTTACCTTCCAACCCCCTCAACTCAAACCCCAAGAAAGTGGAGATTTACTTTGGGAACACGCATGGAGGAGGTTCTTGCCCCCGCTTGCCATGGTAACAAGCATGGGGTGATTGTGCCAAGCCAGGAGATTGGACATCGTTCAAATGCCACAAAACAGCCACTGAATTGGTGATGACCTAAATCACAATGTCGGGACAAAACTCTTTCATTGTGGAATGTGCAGAAAGGTTGGCGCTGTCACACGCAAACCAGACTGACTGAAGTGCCTTAGCAGCCCACAAGAGCCACAGCTGTGGTCGGATTCAGACAAAAGCTTCATAAAATAATGGAGGCATCTGTTGACTGTGTTTTGTCAGCAGTTCAGCCGAATAAAGCCAAAATGTGTACCTCAAAAAGCGAGGttgcatttaaatgttattAGTTAATAGgcctatttttttcccttttcctctaTTGATGCTAAATTCAAAAATATTCAAGAGGAGAAATGAGTTTGATTGAATTTTCCATGAAATGTGTTGTTTCTTGACAAAACCCTGGAACACTCTTCTGTataaagataaacaaaaaaatgcattacataTGCATtatacatattattttttttttactgaatctGGACCATTTTAAATTTGTGGTGCCATAGTGTGCATGACATagtacagtttttctcaatcaCTTTGGCACATTTACTAAAACAAACTTAGTGTCGTCAAatcgaaaaagaaaaaaaaaaatacaatcctcACCACGTGGTACATTCAGCTCACCACTCTACGTGACCTACAAAAGGTGATTACTCGTCAAAAATAATGAACTCCtgtttcaaatgtaaataaatccgTCAATGAATAAATCATTGtcaccaaaacaaaaaggttCCATTATCATTGCTTAGACCAAGACAGTCAAAACGCAAAGACATCTTGTCAAATGACAGTGTACTATGAAAGGGTGATTGTTACCCACTATTTAATATTGTGCAGTTGCTAACATTGTATATTTAGGCTGCTGAATAGTGTCGATGTCAGCCATCAACACAGTATACTTGTTCATTGTGTGTACACACCAACCAACCATAAATACACAAAGGAAGCTTGTACTGATGTGcaagaagagagaaaatatgCAACAAATGTATCGACCTTAAGGGTCATCCAATCTCCTCTTTCTGTCTGGCCACAGCATTTTATCAACATCACACCAGATATCCTCCCTTGCAATGCAACAATGCAAAACTTTTGGCATGACGCAGCATGGAGGGATTTACACAATGAACACATGTATAATTGCATTTGACAATAATATGATTTAATAGCAAATAAATGCAAACTATTTGATCTGCAAGACTTACCCGGTGCAGGATCTGGCAAAGCAATGACAAATGACTATAGTCATGTGAACAACTGACCTCAATGTTCATATAAATAGTCATATAGTTTTACCACATTTAATAATCATTCAATGACTGTGCCAaagcaattgagaaaaactgtaataaaaacCTTCATTGAATCAAATGTATCAGCAGCTGTAGGTGCTGCACTTTATAGTATCAAGAAACATGTTTCATGCATGAATTGTTTTTTAGATATGTGTCTAATTATACAAGGTAATTATTGTTTGACAAATTCTCACTCAAATCAGAGATGCACAGCAAATTCCTCTGCGTCTGTGAACAAGTAACTGttcctgaagaaaaaaaaaacctcttgtCAGGTTGGGTTTCTAATCCGCCGAGTGTTTTGTCACAtggctggtcttacaggaaaGGCGGAGATCCAGCCTACTCAAGCCACTGAAATCGGATTGTTGGAAGGCGGAGAGAAATGATGTAAAATCACCAGAGGCAACATTCGACCAATTCTTAAaggtggtggaggagggggaaggggggtgggggggaggttTCCCATGAATTACAGTCACTGTACTCAAACAAATGAGGCTGGTAATGCTCATGTGGAGTCAACTAACAGTGCACATTGAAACAGAAAGGTGACGCTTGAAgaaatatgtgtttttattccCGCTGAGTAAGGCTCCTTTCAGATAGGCCTAGGTCAGCTGCGGAACAGTGCACCTGGATGAGTTGAATTAAAAGTCAGTGTCTGACATCGTCTTGTAAGCTCAGTGCAC comes from Etheostoma spectabile isolate EspeVRDwgs_2016 chromosome 3, UIUC_Espe_1.0, whole genome shotgun sequence and encodes:
- the proca1 gene encoding uncharacterized protein proca1, which gives rise to MWSVFFVFLSYLDKNVVKGDFLSRALDAEKESKEMLSMLNGTFCAKMSTVRESFLYQVSDGAEVVRSVVSPTGKLVNCSVIANQKQVKSFMHECRLEQKQQRGRQLETRFARKDEAKRMCREFKESSERSGRMEGEDSDDPALPEKVLKRSKRGFTYPGTLWCGAGNMADHYNQLGEFEETDSCCRVHDHCPHVIHAFSSNYGHTNFKWHSICHCDCDNALKSCLRKVNDTSSRVVGQAFFNVIGVPCFEFGYEEQCTERHWYGLCKRFEKVRIAVLQEAVPYDYGGIEVIDKLPLGSPKNKDSKKSKEEEKPESTAESKMSGPEEPSLRKVVTAAEDFIKVLATVSTSQSSTTDSEKGEAQSSEKKKRKNKGKKKKTSKKQKGKGKGRKRKQKAEEGAAVSPSGSRAEEVIALSNFINESHKHNQSSRYPNRVDDSEYTPGEKEEPFNEVMKDEPAMEKETVSITSPTTVQKKPAESTKESLLSTPTTVTPHEEKNRRLRKWRRKKSKKVPLPSSEELVTNTADNLKTLFVTTINTISPTAQPQQQSFAVTTASTPIIHPKVKKNRSKDRGDREGRTNRRKVSSASSIVASAHENSSMDNLRVVPLTVAPTTLLVPTTEQQVSHRLDVYRKKTAARGKALNSFSVLKRQYSKGLRSRMRKTVLPLLSENPLFHNSSENVLPVLPTPDTSYALNSPATTTAEETETHSEWRLFTTITTAPFIITKRHRQQRKPRKKAKAAALRDGVFIPEQTPMTFTSTPSKVAITEEINLERSEKPCVTTSAIPVMSPFQLSIERAKAQFSRKKKRRKAALSTTQQRAM